Proteins from a genomic interval of Symmachiella macrocystis:
- a CDS encoding FkbM family methyltransferase, with the protein MFDITSILGDALSEITIVDIGAMDVGGEMPFQSLLDRGFAHLVGFEPIDQECEKLNQQSADHLTYLPNFVGDGNVHPFYITQAAMSSSLYEPNRPLLGHFQHLEEYMRVVQTAQVQTRRLDEIAEVGDVDLLKVDVDGAELDVFRGAPRVLEDTLVVQTEVHFVPLYKQAPLFADVDSHLREQGFLFHQFEGHAGRAFKPLMLSNQPFRGFGQWLWADAVYVKSFESFGELTADKLLKLAVILHEVYRSYDMAALALRHYDALTGANMQPTYLNRLASGNTAAA; encoded by the coding sequence ATGTTTGACATCACGTCCATACTGGGCGACGCGCTTTCGGAAATCACCATCGTCGATATCGGTGCAATGGATGTCGGCGGCGAGATGCCGTTTCAGTCGCTGCTCGATCGCGGTTTTGCACATCTGGTGGGATTCGAACCGATTGACCAGGAATGCGAAAAGCTGAATCAACAATCGGCGGACCATCTGACGTATCTGCCGAATTTTGTGGGCGACGGCAATGTCCATCCGTTTTACATCACCCAGGCAGCGATGTCTTCGTCGTTGTACGAACCCAATCGGCCGCTGTTGGGCCACTTTCAGCACCTAGAAGAATACATGAGGGTCGTGCAGACCGCACAGGTGCAAACGCGGCGGTTGGATGAGATTGCCGAAGTGGGTGACGTGGATCTGCTCAAAGTCGATGTCGATGGTGCGGAGCTTGATGTTTTTCGCGGCGCGCCGCGCGTGTTGGAAGATACACTCGTAGTGCAAACCGAAGTTCATTTCGTGCCACTCTACAAACAAGCGCCATTGTTCGCCGATGTGGATAGCCATTTGCGCGAGCAGGGATTTTTGTTTCACCAATTCGAAGGACATGCGGGTCGCGCGTTTAAGCCGTTGATGCTCAGCAACCAACCGTTTCGCGGATTTGGACAATGGCTGTGGGCCGATGCGGTGTATGTCAAAAGTTTTGAGTCCTTTGGTGAATTAACGGCCGACAAACTCCTCAAACTGGCGGTGATCCTGCACGAGGTCTATCGCTCCTACGATATGGCGGCGTTGGCGCTGCGACATTACGACGCCTTGACCGGCGCCAACATGCAACCGACCTATCTAAACCGGCTCGCCAGCGGGAACACCGCCGCAGCCTGA
- a CDS encoding O-linked N-acetylglucosamine transferase family protein has translation MQNSSPDIHDALRLHQAGELGQATSIYRQVLSIDPRNADALHLLGVVAFQKGAHQEAIESIQQAIDVSPTSAVYHNNLGAAQRELALLDAAIVSFERAAELDANYVEARFNLGNALQAAGRLAEAVTAYRLVLQVQPEHLNALNNLGAALQTQGDLAGATECFQRVLALDDTNADSWHNFGLCLDAQDRLTEAEECFRRALSCRPQFTDAYNSLGSALRIQGRVDEARACFEQVLSLDPRHHLAQSNALMTLDYAADVCPQEIHQRRCQWGDEVAAQIAPHQTHHSSEINGGIIKIGYISPDFREHAVASFIQPILANHCTEFEVLCYADVAVPDNMTQHLQSLVETWRNIYGMSDEHVAQQIAADRVDILVDLAGHTARHRLRVFARKPAPIQVNYLGDSTTTGLATMDYRISDAWADPWFSDEYCRETLIRLPGGFLCFAPPEAAPEVAELPCTQNGYITFGSFNSLAKITPDVMRTWAELLRQMPESRLCLKNGALRDESVRTRMTQRFEELDIPAHRLELLGHVEDATEHLALYNRIDIGLDTFPYGGTTTTCEALWMGVPVVTLSGATHVSRVGTSLLSQLGLNKLVAHDEAEYVQIAGELARDEQRLTILRSGLRDAMLRSSLCNAAGFTHRLEMAYQAMWQQWCASCETAPIVCAG, from the coding sequence ATGCAGAACAGCTCCCCCGACATCCACGACGCCTTGCGGCTGCATCAAGCGGGCGAACTCGGGCAAGCGACGTCGATCTATCGGCAGGTGTTGTCGATCGATCCGCGCAACGCCGATGCACTGCATTTGTTGGGAGTGGTCGCCTTTCAAAAAGGCGCGCATCAGGAGGCGATTGAATCGATTCAACAAGCGATCGATGTTTCGCCGACCTCGGCCGTCTATCACAACAATCTCGGAGCTGCGCAGCGCGAATTGGCGTTGCTTGACGCAGCGATTGTGAGTTTTGAACGGGCGGCGGAACTCGATGCGAATTACGTCGAGGCTCGCTTCAACCTCGGCAATGCATTGCAAGCTGCCGGTCGACTGGCCGAAGCGGTGACTGCCTACCGGTTGGTGCTGCAGGTACAACCTGAGCATCTCAATGCGCTGAATAATCTTGGAGCGGCACTGCAAACGCAAGGCGATCTTGCGGGAGCGACCGAATGTTTTCAACGCGTCCTGGCCCTCGATGACACCAACGCGGACAGTTGGCACAATTTCGGTCTTTGCCTCGATGCCCAGGACCGCCTCACCGAAGCTGAGGAATGCTTTCGCCGCGCGTTGTCGTGCCGTCCGCAATTTACCGATGCCTACAACAGCCTCGGTTCGGCGCTGCGGATTCAAGGCCGCGTTGATGAGGCTCGTGCTTGTTTCGAACAAGTTTTATCGCTCGACCCACGGCACCATTTGGCGCAATCCAATGCGTTGATGACATTGGACTATGCGGCCGACGTTTGCCCGCAAGAAATCCACCAGCGCCGCTGCCAATGGGGCGACGAGGTTGCCGCACAAATTGCCCCACATCAAACGCATCACAGCAGCGAGATCAATGGCGGGATCATCAAAATCGGTTACATCTCACCCGATTTTCGAGAACATGCGGTGGCGAGTTTTATTCAACCGATACTTGCCAATCATTGCACCGAGTTTGAAGTCCTCTGCTACGCCGATGTTGCCGTCCCCGATAACATGACGCAGCATTTGCAATCTTTGGTGGAAACTTGGCGTAATATCTACGGCATGAGTGACGAACACGTCGCGCAACAAATCGCAGCGGATCGCGTTGATATTCTGGTGGATCTGGCAGGACACACGGCGCGGCATCGGCTGCGCGTTTTTGCCCGCAAACCGGCGCCGATTCAGGTGAATTATCTGGGAGACTCCACCACGACCGGACTGGCGACCATGGACTATCGTATCAGCGATGCTTGGGCTGATCCGTGGTTTAGCGACGAGTATTGCCGCGAGACGTTAATCCGTCTGCCGGGCGGGTTCCTCTGTTTCGCCCCGCCCGAAGCAGCGCCGGAAGTCGCTGAGTTGCCGTGTACGCAAAACGGGTATATCACGTTCGGTTCATTCAATAGTCTCGCTAAAATCACGCCCGACGTAATGCGCACCTGGGCGGAATTATTACGGCAGATGCCCGAATCGCGGTTGTGTTTAAAAAACGGCGCACTGCGTGACGAATCAGTCCGCACGCGCATGACACAACGATTCGAGGAACTCGACATCCCCGCACATCGACTGGAATTGTTGGGCCACGTCGAAGACGCTACGGAGCATTTGGCGCTGTACAACAGAATCGACATCGGTCTGGATACGTTTCCCTATGGGGGCACCACGACGACTTGCGAGGCATTGTGGATGGGCGTACCGGTGGTGACCCTGTCGGGCGCTACGCACGTCAGTCGCGTCGGCACAAGTTTGTTGTCGCAGTTGGGTCTGAACAAGCTGGTGGCTCATGACGAAGCGGAGTACGTGCAAATCGCCGGCGAATTGGCGCGCGATGAACAACGGCTCACCATCCTCCGCAGCGGACTTCGTGACGCCATGCTACGCTCATCCCTGTGCAACGCCGCCGGGTTCACACACCGCTTGGAAATGGCTTATCAAGCGATGTGGCAACAATGGTGCGCATCTTGTGAAACCGCCCCCATCGTCTGCGCGGGGTAA